TGATGTTTGTTGTTTCGCCTCGCGAGCAGCCTTCAGCATGTAAGACTGCGCGCGTTCGAGATCCAGCGGCCATGCACCGATCAAAGTCTGGTAGTACAGATACTCCGTGTTGCGATCAGGCATTGCTGCACCTGGCAGGCCCATGCGAAAGCCGCTATTCATGCGCGACCAGCGCTGCACCGCCGCACCGAAGTTGGCAGGCACTTCAGACAACACGGCCAGACGCGCGCGCACATCATCACTGCGCTTCGTGTCATGCGTCGCCAGTGTAGTCATCGTCAACGGATGCGTCGCCTGCATCTTCGCACAATAAGCATGGAACTCTGCCACACTAACTCCATTGCGCTCCGGATCGTTGCCGACCTCATTCATCCCCGTCTGCCGGTTGTAGCAATAGAACGCTGTGTCCTCCACCCCCTTTGCCATAACAGGCCCGGTGAATTGCTGAAAACGAAGCAGGAACTCTCTCTCTCTTTCACCTCTGACTGCAAGTGTGAGCACATCGCAAATAAAGTCGAAGAGATCGCCATCGATGTCCTGACGTTGCCGCTTGGCACACTCGATTGCCTGCGTGATATACCCGCGATCGTCGTCGGTGATTTCATCGCGATGAGAAACAACGTAGGTGCGATAGATGGGGAAACATGCTGCAATTTCACGAATCGCACGCCGCATCTCGGCGCGTGTATAGTCACGCCGGTTGCGGTTCAATTCGCATATCTCAACGAGCAGCGAAGCCAGCCGGTTGACGTCGCTACCCAGCGCGTCCTGCGCTACCGCAATCTTTTTTTCATGTGCAATGGCATGAAAGTCCGTAGGCTGGCCAGTAAACCGTGCATAGATCGCATTCAGTTCTGCCATCCCCTCTGGGGACACCAACAAGCCACCAGCCATATTGAGAAAGTCATAACCGGTCGTGCCCTGAACCGGCCAGTCGGCACGCAGGAACTCACCCGGCTCCAGTATCTTCTCGACGACGATCCACGCATCAGGCGCACGCTCTCTCAGTCGATTCAGATACTCACGCGGATCACGCAGACCATCCGGATGATCCACTCGCACCCCGTCAAGCACGCCCCTTCGCAGCCAATCGAGCACCAACGCATGGGTCTCTTCAAAAACATACTCTCTCTCCACATGCAGCCCGACAAGCGAGTTTACATCGAAAAATCTGCGATAGCTCAGCTGCTGGCCGGCCGTCTTCCAGTAGGCAAGACGGTAATGCTGCAAGTTGAGAAACTCGTCGAGACGGTCCTCATCCGCATTCAACTCCTCAATGGACCGGTCGATCGCCGAACACACCTGCTGGTCCTCCGCGCACAATCGCGATAGCAAGGTGAATAGCACTGTCTTATCCCGGTGGCGGGCCAGGATCATCTTGCGATCTCCATACTCAGGTGCAGGCAACCGTGCAAAGGACGCTGCAAGAAAATTTAGCGTATCGGACCTTGAGTACTCGGCTGCCTTCGAGAGAATAAGCGGCAGCGACCATGCAGGTGCAACCGGAAACGTCTGGCCGGCAGCTTCCACATGGAACGCACCTCCTTGCCGCGTAACTTTAATCCCCCCGGCATGTAATACACGTCCATATTGGTCGCCCAGAACCGGCACCAGAACTTTGTCACGCAGACGCTCTTCCTGCGGTTGCCACTCAATATCAAAAAAAGCAGCATAGCGGCTGGCCGATCCATTCTCCAACACGTCCCACCAGTAGCTGTTTTCGCGGCCAAGAGACATGTGGTTGGGCACAATGTCGAGAATCTGCCCCAGCCTTAGTTCATCAAGACGCTTTTGAAATCGCTCATGCGCTGGAGCGCCACCCAACTCCACATTCACCCGAAGATGATCGACAACATCATATCCATGCGTACTTCCAGGAGCAGCCTGCAGATAGGGCGAACAATATACGTGCGAAATGCCGAGCTCCTGCAAATACTCCGCGATTGCAGCCGCATCGTCGAACGTAAAGCCTTTATGGAGCTGCAGGCGATACGTTGAGGTTGGAACTCTCAGCATGGATCAACACCTATTCCCGGGGAAATTTTGTGCATCAGCCGTCGTTCATGCCACCCGGCATGTAGTCTTTATGTCGTGCTGATAGTTGATAAAGAGTTGGAAGCAATTGCAGCGACTTGAGTTGCACAAAGAGATGACGAATTCCGCGGCAACCACATGCTTTGTGGAAGCATCTGTCTATCAAATAGCGGGAGTCAGCCGTTTTACAGATTCAAGCCAGGACATGCTCGTGAAGAAAGCAGGCAGTGCCACAGACCCACTCTGGTACAAAGATGCCATCATTTATGAGTTGCACGTCCGCGCCTTTCAGGATTCAAACGGCGATGGCATCGGCGACTTTCCCGGTCTGGTCTCCCGCCTCGATTACCTGCAGGAACTAGGCGTTACCTGCCTCTGGCTGCTGCCCTTCTTCCCTTCGCCGCTCAAAGACGATGGCTACGATATCGCGAACTATGTCGATGTAAATCCGAGTTATGGAACGCTCGAGGACTTCAAGCGTTTCCTCGCCGCTGCGCATCAGCGCAACATGCAGGTACTCGTCGAATTAGTCATCAATCACACCTCCGACCAGCATCCGTGGTTCAAGGCCTCCCGCCTCGCTCCTCCCGGCTCGCCAGAACGCAACTTCTATGTCTGGTCGGATACGGATCAAATTTACAAGGACGTTCCCATCATCTTTCGTGACACCGAAAAGTCGAACTGGACGTGGGACGAGACGGCAAAGGCATATTACTGGCACCGCTTCTTTTCCCACCAGCCCGACCTCAATTTCGACAACCCCGCCGTCATGGAAGAAGTACTCAAAGCCATGCGCTTCTGGCTGGATCTGGGTGTCGACGGCTTTCGCCTCGACGCAATCCCATACCTGGTCGAGCGGGACGGCACCGCGTGCGAAAGCCTGCCCGAGACACATGCCATCATCAAGCGCATCCGCGCTGCGATTGATGCCGACTACACCAACCGCTTCATTCTCGCCGAGGCCAACCAATGGCCCGACAAGGTATTGCCCTATTTCGGCAACGATGATGAATGTCACATGTGTTTCCACTTCCCGCTGATGCCGCGCATCTACATGGCGCTGCGGCAGGAAGACCGCCTGCCCATCACCGATATCATCGCGCAGACACCTACAATACCCGACGGCTGCCAGTGGGGTCTCTTTCTGCGCAACCACGACGAACTCACGCTTGAGATGGTCACAGACGATGAGCGTGACTACATGTACTTCGCCTATTCGGCCGATCCGCGCATGAGGATCAACTCCGGCATTCGCCGCCGGCTCGCGCCACTGCTGGATAACAACCGTCACCGCATCGAGCTGTTGAATTCGCTGTTGTTCAGCTTTCCCGGCACGCCCATCATGTACTACGGCGACGAGATCGGCATGGGCGACAACATTTATCTCGGCGACCGCAACGGCGTGCGCACGCCAATGCAGTGGAACTCCGACCGAAACGCAGGCTTCTCAACCGCCGTGCCGGAGAAGCTTTACTTCCCGGTCATCATGGACCCCATCTGGGGCTACCAGGCCATTAACGTCGAATCCGAACTGGCGGACCAATCTTCCCTGCTGCACTGGACGCGCAATATGATCGCGCTGCGCAAACTGTTCCGTGTCTTCGGCCGCGGGACACTTGAATTTCTCAACCCGGAGAATCGCAAAGTCCTCGCCTATCTTCGCTGCTATGACGACGCAGCAACCAACACGAATGAGACCATCCTCTGCGTCGCCAACCTCTCTCGCTTTTCCCAACCAGTGTCGCTCGACCTTTCTCAGTTTGCCGGAAGGATTCCAGTAGAGATGCTTGGCTACGTGCCATTTCCGGCGATTACCACGCAACCGTATCCGCTCACGCTTTCTCCTTATTCCTGCTTCTGGCTTGAACTTCAACCGGCTCCCGAGACCCATGAATTGAGTGAAACGTCCAGGGTATCTCTCTAGCTTTCGGCCGCATCTCACTCTTGCAATTCCTTCCGTGCCTGCCTGAATCAACTTCTGCCGAAACCAGTCGAATCGGCGCACAATAGCCACACGGGGTAAAAGCGAACTCCCGGAAGGTTCAAGACAAATCCATGGCCTCTACTCAGACCAATTTCGATGCCGCCCAGGAAGCTTCCAATCCAGCCACAGGAAGTCTTCTCATTTATCTGACCGCGATGCCCCTCACCGCGCTTGAGGCGGAGCTCGCCAACTTCGCCCTTGCCTTCCCAAACCAAAGCGTTCTTGTAGCCGCCCCCGACAACGTACCGGATATGTCGTCAGGAGGCCCGTTGAGCGTGATCCCTTACCCTCAGGCAGCATCTCCAAATGCCTCATGGGTATTGACTGCTGCCGACTATGTCAATGCATCAAAGCTCATCGAAGAGCACGGAGCAACCACCTGCCTGCTGCTGGGCGCGGAGTCACACACCCTGCAACCTGAGGCTGTTCGTGCTCTCGCCGAAACAGCAGCTTCATACGATCTGGCAGTTGCACGCTATGATTTGGGGCCTCACGATGGCCTCGTCAACTCCGCCATCCTCTACCCTGTCACGCGCGCGCTCTTCGGAACACGGCCACGTTTTCCACTCGCAATCGATCTCGGCCTTTCAAAACGCATGGCAACCCGGCTCGCCGGGGCGGCGCAGAAGTTTACATCTGCAAATCAGCCTGACTCGTTCGTCTGGCCCGTCATCGAAGCCGCTACAGCCAACTTCTCCATGGCGGAAACCAACGTAGGCACACGCGCGTTACCGCAGCCTGTACCGTCCGACCTCAATTCACTACTCGGCTTGATTGCTGGCTCACTTTTCAGCGAGATCGAAATCAAGGCCAGCTTCTGGCAACGCGCGCGCAGCCTGCAGTACAGTTCTGCTCCGCTTCGCGATGTAGCGTTGGCCGAAGGATCTGCCGACGTCAATTCCATGATTGAGGCTTTCCACTTTGCTTACACCAACCTGCATGAGATCTGGTCGCTTATTCTTACGCCCAACTCTCTTCTAGGCCTTAAGAGACTGAATGCTTCGCCCACAGCCAACTTCAACATGCCGTATAGCCTCTGGACCCGCATCGTCTACGATTTCATCCTGGGTTATCGTCTCCGCACCATCAACCGGAATCACCTTCTCGGCGCGCTCACGCCGCTTTATCTTGCATGGGCAGCCTCCCATCTCATTCTGACTAGCAACAGCATCACTCCCGAGCAGCACATACAGGAGCAGGCTGCAGCATTCGAGAGCGACAAACCATATCTCGTCTCTCGCTGGCGCTGGCCGGACCGCTTCACTCCCTAAGACTCGACATCGAGGTACACCCTATGTGGCAACAAGTTGAACTCGCGTTAAACCAATCCGCCCATCAAGTGCTCGTTACACTGGCCCGTTTCCTTCCTGGCCTCCTGGCACTTCTCGTCGCCATCGTCCTGCTCACGCTCATTGGAGCAGGTGTTGCGGCTCTGCTTCATCGCGTCCTTATCGCCCTGAAATTCGATGAACAGATCGCCCGCCACCCCGTCCTTTCCACCTCTGGATGGGTACCATCTCACAGTCCGACGCTGCTTGCCACGCGCATCGCCTTCTGGGCCTGCGTCGTGATCGGCTGCTTCGTTGGCGTCTCTGCGTTCGACGCCGCATATCCAGGCGATCAGCAACTCTCTCTGATGGTCTTTCCATACCTCACCCGTGTTGTGGGCGCCATCGTGCTTTTGATCGTGGGCAGCGTCATCGCGCGCTACCTTTCCCGCTCAGTGCTCATTGGGGCCGTCAATGCGAAGCTCCAATACGCGCGCTTCCTTTCGCTCGGAGTCAAATGGCTTGTCCTCGTTCTCACTGCCGCGATGGTGCTCGATCATCTTCAGATCGGAGGCATCGTAGTCGAGCTGGCCTTCGGCATTCTCTTCGGAGGAATTGTCCTCACGCTTGCGCTAGCCGTCGGCCTCGGTTCGCGCGACATCGTGAGCCGCTCGCTTGAGAAAAATGTGGACCTCGATTTCGAGCACATCCCCTCGGACACCGGCTACAAGGCTACGCGCCCGGATAATCTTCGGCACTTTTGATCACTCGCTAATAAGCAGGTCCTGAAAGAAGCGTTCGCCGTGTCGCCTGAAAGAATCCGTAGATCGCCACGCCGATAAATCCGGCCATGGGCACCACATATCCCAGCGCCCAACCTCCCGTGTGCTTCGCAATCAGACCGCCAATAGGCGGAAAGATAGCGCCACCAACAATCGCCATCACCAGCAGAGAGCCGCCCAGTTTTGTATTCCTGCCAAGCCCCTTCAATCCCAGCGCGAAGATCGTCGGATACATCACCGAGATGAAGAACCCACTTGCGACCACAGCCCACGCGCCCACCATACCGGGACGCGCTACCGCAAGCAACATCAGTACCGCATTGAAGACACCGTAGATCGCCAACATCAGGCTCGGCCTGATGTAGCGCATCAGCGGCGTCGAGACAAACCGGCCAACCGCCATTGAAATCAAAACTGCGGTCAGGTAATGCGCTGCTGTCCTCTCACTTACCACCGTGTACTGCTTCATATAAGGAATCAGCATGCTCCACGAGGATATCTGCGCGCCGACATTGCAGAAGTTCGCCACAACCGCGATCCAGATAAGCGGCTGCCGGGCCAGTTCAGCAAAACTGCCATGGTCCTCACCCTCGCCTTCGTGCTCCGACGTAATCGGAGGAATCTTTGTCAGCCCAAGGACCACCGCACAGAGCAGAACAATCGCACCGAACGTAAGATACGTTGGCACGACACGCAGCAGCTCCGAGTGCAGATACGCATGATAGGTCCCGGCAGCCTTCATCGCGGCCACCTGCACTGGCGTCTTCTCGACACCAGAGAAGATAAAGTACGTCCCAATAATGACTCCGGTAATTGTTCCCGGAGGATTAAACGCCTGCGAAAAATTAAGCCTCTGCTCTGAAGTCACTGGATCGCCAAACTGTGCGATAAATGGATTCGCAGCCGTCTCCAGAATCGAAGCGCCCCCGCCAACGGTAAACAACGCAATCAAAAACGGAGCATATTGTCCACTTGCCGCCGCTGGCCAGAACAGGATCATCCCTGTACCAAACAGCACCAACCCGGTCACCATGCCGACCTTGTATCCCCATCGCCGCATCAGCAAAGCCGCAGGAATCGCCAGGCAGAAGTAGCCAAAAAAATTAGCCGTCTGCACCAGTTGCGCGCTGAACTGCGACAACTCGAATGACTTCCTGAACTGCTGCACCAGAATGTCAGTGAGGTTGTTCGACATGCCCCATAGAAAGAACAGCACTGTCACAAGAACAAACGGCCACATGTGCCCCACTGGAAAGACAGGGTGCCTTCTTCCGTCTGACCGCTCTCCAGTCTTCGTCACCGGCGCTGAAATCTGCATCTCAACCAACCTCCACCATAATCTTGGTAAACTTCGCCGGAGCCGCGCTCCACTCCGCCAGCATTCTGCCGGCGTCTTCGATTCCAACCACAGCGCTCACCGCATCTTCCACGGGAAAGCGTCCCGCCTCCAACATGCGAATCACTTCACGAAAGTCCTCCGGAAGCGCATTCCGCGAGCCGAGAATGTCGAGTTCTTTTTGGACAAACAGCCTCGTCTCGTAAGCCACCGGCTCCTTTGCATAGCCGATGTAGACGACCCTTCCGGTAAAAGCGGCCTCTTCAACCGCAGCCCGAAACGTCTCCGGCAGGCCAATCGCCTCAATCATCACATCCGGCCCCTGGCCACCTGTAATCGCAGTCAAGCGCTCGTGCAGGTCTTCATTCTTCGCGTGAATCACGTGCTTTGCGCCTGCCTTCCGCGCAACTTCGAGCTTCGCGTCATCCATATCAATCGCAATCGTCTCAGCTCCGCGAAACGCAGCCGAAGCAATCGCACCCAAACCCACCCCACCACAGCCGAAGACAGCAACAGTGTCTTCGCGCACGACACGTCCACGCGCCGCGGCGTGAAAGCCCACCGTCAGCGGCTCAACCAGGCAAAGCTCCTTCACAGAAAGACGCGCTGGATAGAGCTTCGACCGCGGCACACTGATATATTCCATCATCGCCCCATCGCGCTGCACGCCCATCGTCTCGTTGAACTGACAAGCATTGGCACGTCCGCGCCTGCAAGCAGCGCACTTGCCACAGTTTGTGTAAGGAGACATCGTCACCAAAGTCCCCGCCGCCAGATCGCCTCCGCCCGTAACAACCTCCGCCGCAACCTCATGTCCCGGCACTCGCGGAAATGTCACCATCGCGTTGCGTCCACGAAACGTATTGAGGTCCGTTCCGCACATCCCAACCATCTTCACGCGCAACAGAACTTCTCCCGCCTCGACCGAGGTCTCCTGCATATTCACTACAGTCGCTGTGCCCGGCCCATCCAAACGAAACGCCTTCATCCAATCCTCTTCCTGTCTAAAGCCTGTAAACCTGTGCCGCAGTCTCACCAAACACCGCGTCCTGCTCATCCTGGGTGAATTGTGCGAAGTATTGGTGGAGCACCTCGAACCACCGCCCATACTCACTCGCCACCAGACAAACTGGCCAGTCTGATCCCGCCATCAACCGCTTTACTCCAAACGCCTCAACCACTAGGTCGAGATACGGACGCAGTGTTTCCGGCCCCCATGCTGCCCAATCGGCCTCCGTGACCATTCCCGAGACCTTGCACCAAACATTTTCCCGCTTCGCTAACTCCCGCATCCGAGCAGCCCACGGCTCCATCACGCTTTCGCGAATAAGTGGCTTGGCCACGTGATCAAGCACAAATACCTGTTCCGGATACTCTTCTACAAACTCGATCGTCTGAGGCAAATGCCTCTCGTAAATCAGAATGTCATATACCAGGCCGCTGCCCTGCATGGAGCGGATACCGGCGTTGAAGTCCGCTCGCAAAATGTAATGCTCATCCTTCTCGCCTTGAATGACATGCCGCAGCCCCTTCAACTTTGGCCTGTCCTCAAACTCCTCCATAACCGCAGGGAAGTCTTCGCCCGCAATCGGAGCCCAACCCACCACGCCCCGAATCGCCGCACACTCATCTGCAAGATCCAGCAACCAACGCGTCTCATCCAGAGTCTGTCGCGCCTGTACCGCAACAGCCCCGTCGACCCCAGCAGCCTTCATCTCCTGCACGAGATCCTCAGGCAGAAAATCGCGCCTCAGCTTCTGCATGGATTCATCGATCCAGCCGTACTCATCAGCCGTGTACCTCCACAGATGATGATGTGCATCGATCTTCTCCGCCACTTGGCTCTCCTTCCGGTCCCGGCGTTTCCAGAATTTTCCGCTGAAACAGTATTTTCAAGTACGAAAACAACATCTGTCTATAGCAATCACTCAGCCTCTGTTCCGCTCCATCGTCCTCACAAGGGCAAATCCCCGAAGACAGGCAGTTTCAAACCCCTCAGGCTGCATCTCACACTCCTGAGGCACAACATGGCAACCAGAAAATCGACACCCCGCGCCATCTCCCAGCCCCGCATCGTCCTCCCCGGAAGTGAGAAAGCACCACTTACAAACCAGCCAGCCGAAGTGCCGCTGTCTCCCGGTAAAAAAATCACCGTCTCGATCATCGTTAAATGCAGGCAACAGCTCAAAGTCGCTAATTTCCTTGGCGCGAAGCGTTTGACTCGCGCCAAGTTTCGCCAGCAATATGGAGCCGACTCTGGCACCGTCAAACTCATACGTTCCTTCGCCAAAGAATACGGGCTTACCATCTCGCCGGATACTCCTGCCCCCGAATGCCGCACCGTGAAGCTCACCGGGACCGTCGCCAACTTCGAGCGCGCCTTTGGCGTCACACTCACGCATCGAAGCTTCCAGGGCAATACCTACCGTGTCCGCGAAGGCAGTATCACTCTGCCCGCAGAGCTCGCCGGTCACGTCGAAGCAGTCCTCGGCCTCGACAATCGACCGCAGGCCGAGCCGCACTTCCGCATCGCTGGAGAGAGAGGAAATGCGGCAGCCCGCGCAGCGCAGGGCACAGGCTTCGCTACTCCGCACGCACTCCCCGCCGCCTCAGCCAGCACATCCTACACTCCGCCACAGATTGCGCAGCTCTACCAATTCCCCGCGAATGCAACGGCCAAAGGACAAACGATCGGCATCATCGAACTTGGCGGAGGTTATCGAACTACCGACCTGGCCTCCTACTTCAAATCGCTCGGACAAACCACCCCGAAAGTCACCGCCGTCTCAGTGGATGGAGGCAAAAATTCGCCATCGAATGCGAATAGCGCCGACGGCGAGGTCATGCTCGACATCGAAGTCGCTGCCGCAGTCGCGCCAGGCGCAAACATCGCCGTCTATTTTGCGCCCAATACAGATCAAGGCTTCGTGGACGCCGTCACCACGGCCGTGCACGATTCCGCAAACAATCCCAGCGTCATCTCCATCAGCTGGGGCTCGGCTGAAGCGAATTGGACCCAGCAGGCAATGACTGCGCTCGACTCTGCCTGCCAGGCTGCCGCCGCGCTCGGCATCACCATCACGGTTGCCGCCGGCGACAACGGCTCCACCGACGGCGGAACAGGAAACAACGTTGACTTCCCCGCCTCCAGCCCACATGTCCTCGGGTGTGGCGGA
This is a stretch of genomic DNA from Edaphobacter acidisoli. It encodes these proteins:
- the treY gene encoding malto-oligosyltrehalose synthase is translated as MLRVPTSTYRLQLHKGFTFDDAAAIAEYLQELGISHVYCSPYLQAAPGSTHGYDVVDHLRVNVELGGAPAHERFQKRLDELRLGQILDIVPNHMSLGRENSYWWDVLENGSASRYAAFFDIEWQPQEERLRDKVLVPVLGDQYGRVLHAGGIKVTRQGGAFHVEAAGQTFPVAPAWSLPLILSKAAEYSRSDTLNFLAASFARLPAPEYGDRKMILARHRDKTVLFTLLSRLCAEDQQVCSAIDRSIEELNADEDRLDEFLNLQHYRLAYWKTAGQQLSYRRFFDVNSLVGLHVEREYVFEETHALVLDWLRRGVLDGVRVDHPDGLRDPREYLNRLRERAPDAWIVVEKILEPGEFLRADWPVQGTTGYDFLNMAGGLLVSPEGMAELNAIYARFTGQPTDFHAIAHEKKIAVAQDALGSDVNRLASLLVEICELNRNRRDYTRAEMRRAIREIAACFPIYRTYVVSHRDEITDDDRGYITQAIECAKRQRQDIDGDLFDFICDVLTLAVRGEREREFLLRFQQFTGPVMAKGVEDTAFYCYNRQTGMNEVGNDPERNGVSVAEFHAYCAKMQATHPLTMTTLATHDTKRSDDVRARLAVLSEVPANFGAAVQRWSRMNSGFRMGLPGAAMPDRNTEYLYYQTLIGAWPLDLERAQSYMLKAAREAKQQTSWTANNPEFEAALNVFIEKTFLHAPFLRELEQFVARVKDAGRVNSLAQTLLRYTAPGVPDLYQGTELWDLSLVDPDNRRPVDYALRRRLFHEMKSLSGDGVAAQVMARSDEGMPKLWAIYQALHLRREHGEWFGADATYLPLEAEGAKRDHVVAYLRANAVATIVPRLTMKLLGTWRDTIVMLPEGRWRNRMTNAIFAGGKISMRGLLKEFPVALLVREDLREG
- a CDS encoding mechanosensitive ion channel family protein, with amino-acid sequence MWQQVELALNQSAHQVLVTLARFLPGLLALLVAIVLLTLIGAGVAALLHRVLIALKFDEQIARHPVLSTSGWVPSHSPTLLATRIAFWACVVIGCFVGVSAFDAAYPGDQQLSLMVFPYLTRVVGAIVLLIVGSVIARYLSRSVLIGAVNAKLQYARFLSLGVKWLVLVLTAAMVLDHLQIGGIVVELAFGILFGGIVLTLALAVGLGSRDIVSRSLEKNVDLDFEHIPSDTGYKATRPDNLRHF
- the fucP gene encoding L-fucose:H+ symporter permease, encoding MQISAPVTKTGERSDGRRHPVFPVGHMWPFVLVTVLFFLWGMSNNLTDILVQQFRKSFELSQFSAQLVQTANFFGYFCLAIPAALLMRRWGYKVGMVTGLVLFGTGMILFWPAAASGQYAPFLIALFTVGGGASILETAANPFIAQFGDPVTSEQRLNFSQAFNPPGTITGVIIGTYFIFSGVEKTPVQVAAMKAAGTYHAYLHSELLRVVPTYLTFGAIVLLCAVVLGLTKIPPITSEHEGEGEDHGSFAELARQPLIWIAVVANFCNVGAQISSWSMLIPYMKQYTVVSERTAAHYLTAVLISMAVGRFVSTPLMRYIRPSLMLAIYGVFNAVLMLLAVARPGMVGAWAVVASGFFISVMYPTIFALGLKGLGRNTKLGGSLLVMAIVGGAIFPPIGGLIAKHTGGWALGYVVPMAGFIGVAIYGFFQATRRTLLSGPAY
- a CDS encoding zinc-binding alcohol dehydrogenase family protein produces the protein MKAFRLDGPGTATVVNMQETSVEAGEVLLRVKMVGMCGTDLNTFRGRNAMVTFPRVPGHEVAAEVVTGGGDLAAGTLVTMSPYTNCGKCAACRRGRANACQFNETMGVQRDGAMMEYISVPRSKLYPARLSVKELCLVEPLTVGFHAAARGRVVREDTVAVFGCGGVGLGAIASAAFRGAETIAIDMDDAKLEVARKAGAKHVIHAKNEDLHERLTAITGGQGPDVMIEAIGLPETFRAAVEEAAFTGRVVYIGYAKEPVAYETRLFVQKELDILGSRNALPEDFREVIRMLEAGRFPVEDAVSAVVGIEDAGRMLAEWSAAPAKFTKIMVEVG
- a CDS encoding amidohydrolase family protein, whose product is MAEKIDAHHHLWRYTADEYGWIDESMQKLRRDFLPEDLVQEMKAAGVDGAVAVQARQTLDETRWLLDLADECAAIRGVVGWAPIAGEDFPAVMEEFEDRPKLKGLRHVIQGEKDEHYILRADFNAGIRSMQGSGLVYDILIYERHLPQTIEFVEEYPEQVFVLDHVAKPLIRESVMEPWAARMRELAKRENVWCKVSGMVTEADWAAWGPETLRPYLDLVVEAFGVKRLMAGSDWPVCLVASEYGRWFEVLHQYFAQFTQDEQDAVFGETAAQVYRL
- a CDS encoding S53 family peptidase: MATRKSTPRAISQPRIVLPGSEKAPLTNQPAEVPLSPGKKITVSIIVKCRQQLKVANFLGAKRLTRAKFRQQYGADSGTVKLIRSFAKEYGLTISPDTPAPECRTVKLTGTVANFERAFGVTLTHRSFQGNTYRVREGSITLPAELAGHVEAVLGLDNRPQAEPHFRIAGERGNAAARAAQGTGFATPHALPAASASTSYTPPQIAQLYQFPANATAKGQTIGIIELGGGYRTTDLASYFKSLGQTTPKVTAVSVDGGKNSPSNANSADGEVMLDIEVAAAVAPGANIAVYFAPNTDQGFVDAVTTAVHDSANNPSVISISWGSAEANWTQQAMTALDSACQAAAALGITITVAAGDNGSTDGGTGNNVDFPASSPHVLGCGGTKLEGNGSTISSEVVWNELSSNEGATGGGVSNVFALPTWQTGANVPKPTTSAGGRGVPDVAGNADPSTGYNVLVDGQSLVIGGTSAVAPLWAGLIAVANAQNGKSAGFLQPQIYKANSQSAFRDVTSGNNGAFSAGPGWDACTGLGSPIANRLIAAVAPSKASKPGRQTKTSGKSARPA